DNA from Debaryomyces hansenii CBS767 chromosome A complete sequence:
CCATAGTCCAATTAATATTTGTCTTAGAAACCAAAAACTTGATAGCTAACCCTAACCTCTTCGTAATGGACTCGGGCATATCTATTGCTGGTGTAATTAACGAGTGATTTGACGCATTAAATGGCTCTGGCTGTTTTTCGATACCACTAAGGCTAGGACTATTTTCAGGCAATGAAGCTAACTTTTCTTTACCGACTTCGAGCGAGCCATATATCTTTTCCGCATCTCTATTCACCTCAGATGGCATGggaatttcttgaagcttttcaatatcttcctTTTTCTTAATTATTCGAGCCACACTTGCggttaatgatttcaactCTTTCAACCTTCTTTCATATTCTACTTCCTGTTGCTTCATTTTACGTTCAAAGTCTGAATCCACCCACTCGCTCAAtttttccttattatttacTGCACCGCCATCGTTAGAACCTTTCGATTTCCTCAATGTTGGCTTACCTTTCTGTGATCTAACTACGAATATATTTCGCGAGCTATATATCGATCCCTGCAACCCTGATATTCTCGGTATAGTCCGACTCATGCATCTCTTTTTTACAGAGAGCCTTAACATCATTAAAAGGCgctaatttgaatttgtatAGTGTCAGTATCGATAATAAAAGTATTCAATTGAACTGCAAAAAATAGCTTAtagagaaaaaaaaatttcatggTAAATATGCGACATTTATTGATGTAACGAGTTCACgacatttatatattataatatatattatactaCTACCATTGGATTAGTGCTTTATATTAGGACagaaaagaatattgaaatataataagtTATGTCGTCGTCGACAGTGGTGGGATCAGCTCCAGGAAGAAATAGAGGTAATTCAAACGCTAACCTTCATCCAGATATAGGATCAGTGTCTGCGACAGATGCAAATGCTATCACATCTAGCAAACcttataattcttcaacaccCGTTGGATCGGCAGGAGGATCGTCTTTTCCAGGGGGAATTGCGCACGATATACCTCCGGATATGAGTTTACTATTACAAGAACTAGAGGAGGATTTCACAGTAAATAAGACAATAGACCAATGGACATATATTAAtagaagagaagaaattatgCAATCAGTCAACAAACTTCATCAGCAACAGCAAAGTAATATTGAGCTTGATTCCAGCATGCTTGAAAAACCATTATACCCCCGTAAAGCAGCGGAAATTATGAACGAGAATAATCTTTCTTCTGGTTATCTCATGGGAATATTAGCCAATAGAGCAAGGATCTACAAGGCAGAAGTAGCGTTTTCTGTACTTGATGCGAAGGGGAAAGAAATCTCATCCATAACCTGGGAAAAACTATACACGAAAGCAGTCAAAGTTGCGCATGAGATAAACAAAATGGCTCTTAAAAATAGTGATACAGtggtattattatataaagaCGGAGAAGTATGTGAATTCGTTGTAGCAATGTTCGGCTGTTTTATGGCTGGAGTAACAGCGATTCCGATTCACCAAGATATCTCTTTGCATGAGGTATTagatataatcaatttaaCATCAACTAAATTGGTATTGTATTCTGATACCGTGGCAAAAGAGTTAGACAAATTAAATGCTACAGGTCAGAAAATAATATGGCCACCTAAGTTGATACGCTGGAAGACGACAGACTTTGGGTCAGCCAAAAAATCGGATTTGGCGACTTGGACCAATAAAATATCCCAGCAGCAACAAGCACCCCGTGAATCGAAATCGGATTTGGCATatgttgaattttcaaGGTCACCAGTTGGTGAACTAAGAGGTATCGCTCTAAGTCATAGAACTATTGTTCACCAAATGAATTGTCTTGACATAACATTACTGAGCTTACCCGAATCAGGTGGAGGTCTTCAAAGAAGTTATAAAGAGTACAAAGGAAACAAAAAGGTTGTCTTAGCGACCTTGGATATAAGATTCTCTATTGGGTTAATTTTAGGGATCTTATTTACTGTATATTCTGGAAATATGCTTGTTTGGGTACCTCAAAAGGTAATGGAAGTTCAAGGTTTATATGCGAATATTTTATCGAAGTGTCGAGCATCGTTATTACTAGCAGACTATCTTGGTTTGAAAAGAGTTACGTATGATTATCAGCAATCTCCGAATTCTACAAGATATTATTCTAAAACTCAGAAAGTCGATTTTTCATCGGTGAAATGGGTGTTAGTCAACGCACTAACAATTGACGGTgagtttattgaaatattagCTCAAAGATATTTAAGACCATTAGGATGTCAAGAACCAGAGAATGCAATCATTCCAATGTTGACTTTGAGTGAATATGGTGGTATGGTCATTTCTTTGAGAGATTGGCTAGGCGGGAAGGAAAAATTAGGTATTGAAGATGCTGACGAATCTTCATCTAGTGAATTATCAGCTGTTTCAATAGACAAGGAAGcattatcaagaaatataGTTAAAGTTGTTGACACTGCACCGTCATCTTCAGACGAAAATTCTGCGGATACATTGAGGGTTGATGCGTTTGGGTTTCCATTACCCGATGCAACATTGGCAGTTGTCAATCCAGAACTGTCGTTATTGGTAACTAAAGGTGAACTTGGAGAGATTTGGATAGATAGTCCATGTCTTTCTGGGGGTTTTTATGGCTTACGAAAGGAATCAAAGCTGATTTTCCATGCTAAATGCCGTGATGCTAATGGAATTCTTGAAATGGACTTCTTGAGAACAGGATTATTAGGATTCACTTACAATGGCAAGATTTATGTACTTGGCCTATACGAAGATAGAATTCGTCACAGAGTGAGTTGGATCGATCAAAAACTCTATTacaaattaaagaaaaacttGATAATAGGGAATGGCTTCAGATATCACTATTCTTCACACTTGCTAGCGACATTAGCTAGTGAAGTTAGAAATGTATATGATTGTACCATATTTGATGTGTTTATAGGTAATGAGTATTTACCAGTTGCAATCATCGAAGCAGAAGTTATTAGAAAAAGTGTTGATCCTAACAATAACGATAATGCTGTAACTGGAGGAGGAAAGGcacaaaataattctggtGATGGAAGTCAGGCAAACTCAGCTGTGCCCTTGAATGAGCCAgtattgaattcaattgcCCAGAAATGTTTCGATACTTTGTATAAACACCATTTCTTGAGACTATATTGCGTTCTAATTGTTGACTGTGATACTTTGCCTAAGATCATGAGAAGTGGTGGAAGAGAAATTGCGAATATGCTATGCAAAAAGAGATTTTTGGAAGGATCATTAAAGGCCGAATATGTTAAATTTTTCGTCAGCAAATCTATAAGTATGATTCCTCACGGAGAAGATGTAATTGGCGGCATTTGGTCCCCTTACGTTTCACGATTAAGAAACTCTGCATTATCGAGGTTTCCAAACCAATTTTCTGCAGTCGATTACCGTGAAAAATCCATAGATGATAAGACTGGTGCTCCATTAACCGATTTTAAATCTATAttagatattttgaaattcagAGTAGCTAGTGCAGGTGATGCTATCGCATTTCAGAGTATCGATAATAGTGGTAAATCTGCCTCGAAGCCATTAACATGGAAGAAGTTTGAACATAGAGTCTATGCAGTTTGTAGttatttgattgataaACTTTCTATTAAGCCTGGGAAGTACATCATTTTGATGTATTCATTATCAGAGGAGTTTGTGATCGCAACTTATGCTTGCTTGATATGCGGTGTAATCCCAATTCCTATGTTACCATTTGACTCTAACAGAATTGGAGAAGATTTTCCAGCTTTTGTGGGAGTTATAAGAGACTTTGATATTcatgaaatatttgtaaatgaagaagttgaaaagTTCTTGAAGAATGGCCCAGTCGCAGATGCgctaaagaaaatgaataataaaaaatcaacaattcaTAAGATAAAGAACACCGGCAAATTAACGAAAGTTTCCAACATTGCATCGTTAAACTCTAAGATTAAAAGATACCAAGGAGAATCCAACTTTAGAGATGATAAGACCATTGCAATGGTTTGGTTAAATTTCACGTCAGATCATTATAGAGTTGGTGCTACTTTGAGTCATAAAAACATAATTGGAATTTGCAAGGTATTCAAAGAGACTTGTAACCTATCATCGAATTCTTCCATAGTCGGATGTGTCCGTCATTCATCTGGGATTGGATTTGTACAGGCGGTATTCTTAGGGGTTTTCTTGGGAACCACAACATACCTAAGTTCACCAGTTACTTTTGCAGAAAACCCGTTGGCATTTTTCCTTTCATTGGCACGTTATAAAGTTAAGGATGTCTTTGTGACCGAGCAAATGTTGAAATACGCAGCACTAAAGTTTACGCCTAAAGGTTTTAATTTAGctaatttgaaaaacatGATGATAAGTACTGAAGGAAGAGTCGaaatagatttattaagaAAAATTGCTAAAGTTTTTCAACCTACGAAATTAAGCGCAGCTTCTATGTCGTCAGTTTATACCCATTGTTTTAATCCAATTATATCTACTAGGTCATATATGACTGTTGCACCtgttgatttatatttggaCCCAATTGCATTAAGACAAGGATACATTTCCGCAGTAAATCAGGTTGATGTCCCCAACGCGTTACATATTCAAGATTCGGGTATGGTACCTGTTTGTACAGAAATTGCTATCGTTAACCctgaaaataatatgaTCTGTAAAGAGGGTGAGTTTGGTGAAATATGGGTTTGTTCGGAGGCCAACCTTACTTCATTTACCAATGGACCAAATGGCCCAATTGACAACTTCAGTAGACAACAGTTTTTAGGAAAGATCCAAGATGGTAATCCTGAAATGACTTACTTGAGGACTGGTGATTTAGGATTTTTACATCACATATCTATTACAAAgaatagtaataatgacAATACCAACCAACCAGAGAGCACCTCATTCCAACCCCTCTTCGTCCTAGGAAAAATAGCAGACACGTTCGAAGTGATGGGATTACATCATTTtccaattgatattgaaaatactATTGAATCTTGTCatgttgatatttttaagAATGGTTCAtgtattttcaaatgtGCTGAATACACAATTGTCGTATGCGAATCGAGAAGAATGAGAAATTTTGCATCTTTGGTCCCATTGATCGCAAACACAGTCCTCAGCAAACATCATATTATAGTGGATATTGTTGCATTTATGAAAAAGGGTGAATTCCCAATATCAAGGTTAGGCACTAAACAGAGAGCTAGGATAATAGATGCATGGGTCCAAGGCATTCTTCCTGTTACGGCACTGTATGGGGTTAATTATGGTGAAAGCAATATGACAAAGCTTGTAAAAGAGATTGACGCTGTTGCCAGAGACCACCCTATAACAGGATTAAAGAATCCTGCTCTTTCATTTTATGATCTTGACTTGgttgatgaatatgaagatatttttgatGGAAATCAACATGGCTTGGCCCTTAATGATggtaattttgatattgtgGATAAACGGAAAGCAGTTTTTTCAATGTCAAATAATAGTTCAGTGTCTGATGAATCTTTACCTGTTCATAAATGAGCTACTGtgtttattatattttgtaaattatgtctattaatgaattctaTTTATTGTATGTGGTCGTGTAGAAATGAtcaatcaaaaattaattttgacTAGAAAAAAGGTGTAACTAGATTCATACTCtataaaaattgaataaaaacAAAAGGCAATCATGTCCTACGACAGAAAAAGGCCAATAAGCCCTCGTACCATAGATAAAGGGAATAATGGAGGATTTGGAATTGCtaaattgtttaattttttgaaaccCAGATCATCACAACAATACAAGCAACAAAAGCAGAGACAGAACCAAATTCCATCAAGAAACCAACAAGATGCATCGCATATAGAGACAGATCCATtggttaataatttttcatccaGTAGAAAAAGAACATTATCGATTCAATCACTCcataataatgatgttgTTCCACGCTCATCTACTTTGAATTCTAATTTTGGATCCTATACAAACTATTATGATAACTTGAAGAATGAGAATGAAGTAttagataatgatttagaaaGGAGATTGAGCACAGAATATGGCAGTGATTTAGTTAAGGAAAGTATTCTTCCAACAAGTAAACCGGAATTTCGAGAGAGAGATGACTCGCCAATGTCAGGTTTAATGAAGCCTAGACCATCAATATTACCCgaaatcaatgaaaaagaaaatcatGAGGATATGCCACTTATAATAGAACACGAATTTGCTCCACTATACAAAGATAGTGATGGGAATCTTGTTAGACCGCCGTTTATAAACTTAGATCCCAGGGAAAGGTATCATgttttgcaattaaaaAAGTCTATCCAAGCTTCAGAATCTTTACAGAATAGAATAAAGTATATGGTTAACCCTAACGAAACTCAATCTAAACCACTTTATGAGACGAACAAAGTTGAGACCTCGACACAAACTCatgatttaaatta
Protein-coding regions in this window:
- a CDS encoding DEHA2A05082p (some similarities with uniprot|Q86ZP4 Gibberella zeae CPS1 Acyl CoA ligase-like protein), with product MSSSTVVGSAPGRNRGNSNANLHPDIGSVSATDANAITSSKPYNSSTPVGSAGGSSFPGGIAHDIPPDMSLLLQELEEDFTVNKTIDQWTYINRREEIMQSVNKLHQQQQSNIELDSSMLEKPLYPRKAAEIMNENNLSSGYLMGILANRARIYKAEVAFSVLDAKGKEISSITWEKLYTKAVKVAHEINKMALKNSDTVVLLYKDGEVCEFVVAMFGCFMAGVTAIPIHQDISLHEVLDIINLTSTKLVLYSDTVAKELDKLNATGQKIIWPPKLIRWKTTDFGSAKKSDLATWTNKISQQQQAPRESKSDLAYVEFSRSPVGELRGIALSHRTIVHQMNCLDITLSSLPESGGGLQRSYKEYKGNKKVVLATLDIRFSIGLILGILFTVYSGNMLVWVPQKVMEVQGLYANILSKCRASLLLADYLGLKRVTYDYQQSPNSTRYYSKTQKVDFSSVKWVLVNALTIDGEFIEILAQRYLRPLGCQEPENAIIPMLTLSEYGGMVISLRDWLGGKEKLGIEDADESSSSELSAVSIDKEALSRNIVKVVDTAPSSSDENSADTLRVDAFGFPLPDATLAVVNPESSLLVTKGELGEIWIDSPCLSGGFYGLRKESKSIFHAKCRDANGILEMDFLRTGLLGFTYNGKIYVLGLYEDRIRHRVSWIDQKLYYKLKKNLIIGNGFRYHYSSHLLATLASEVRNVYDCTIFDVFIGNEYLPVAIIEAEVIRKSVDPNNNDNAVTGGGKAQNNSGDGSQANSAVPLNEPVLNSIAQKCFDTLYKHHFLRLYCVLIVDCDTLPKIMRSGGREIANMLCKKRFLEGSLKAEYVKFFVSKSISMIPHGEDVIGGIWSPYVSRLRNSALSRFPNQFSAVDYREKSIDDKTGAPLTDFKSILDILKFRVASAGDAIAFQSIDNSGKSASKPLTWKKFEHRVYAVCSYLIDKLSIKPGKYIILMYSLSEEFVIATYACLICGVIPIPMLPFDSNRIGEDFPAFVGVIRDFDIHEIFVNEEVEKFLKNGPVADALKKMNNKKSTIHKIKNTGKLTKVSNIASLNSKIKRYQGESNFRDDKTIAMVWLNFTSDHYRVGATLSHKNIIGICKVFKETCNLSSNSSIVGCVRHSSGIGFVQAVFLGVFLGTTTYLSSPVTFAENPLAFFLSLARYKVKDVFVTEQMLKYAALKFTPKGFNLANLKNMMISTEGRVEIDLLRKIAKVFQPTKLSAASMSSVYTHCFNPIISTRSYMTVAPVDLYLDPIALRQGYISAVNQVDVPNALHIQDSGMVPVCTEIAIVNPENNMICKEGEFGEIWVCSEANLTSFTNGPNGPIDNFSRQQFLGKIQDGNPEMTYLRTGDLGFLHHISITKNSNNDNTNQPESTSFQPLFVLGKIADTFEVMGLHHFPIDIENTIESCHVDIFKNGSCIFKCAEYTIVVCESRRMRNFASLVPLIANTVLSKHHIIVDIVAFMKKGEFPISRLGTKQRARIIDAWVQGILPVTASYGVNYGESNMTKLVKEIDAVARDHPITGLKNPALSFYDLDLVDEYEDIFDGNQHGLALNDGNFDIVDKRKAVFSMSNNSSVSDESLPVHK